A single region of the Raphanus sativus cultivar WK10039 chromosome 1, ASM80110v3, whole genome shotgun sequence genome encodes:
- the LOC108839372 gene encoding uncharacterized protein LOC108839372, which yields MILFKNSICLPPTGIVGPIVSWVLWALWNARNALIFEKKQSSAVEAATKALRLALEWNQAQATQPIKKSLTKKDTNPATQGEEEYILTRSITCKTDAAWDRSRNVAGLAWNFTDQSSQEPIEGSMAQPYVASPLIAEGLAIVAALVSAKDLGFTNIMVFSDCSTLIGAIKGSTQRKELIGIISDIRSISSGFTAISFSHFSRNQNSLSDRLAKSALLVSVASPPVG from the coding sequence ATGATCCTCTTCAAAAACTCGATCTGCTTACCCCCAACTGGAATAGTGGGGCCGATAGTATCTTGGGTTCTGTGGGCTCTCTGGAATGCACGCAATGCTTTGATCTTCGAAAAGAAGCAAAGCTCCGCCGTAGAAGCTGCAACAAAAGCCCTTCGATTAGCACTAGAGTGGAATCAAGCCCAAGCAACACAACCGATAAAGAAGAGTCTCACTAAGAAAGATACAAATCCGGCAACACAAGGCGAAGAAGAATATATCCTCACCAGATCGATTACATGCAAGACGGATGCAGCTTGGGATCGAAGCCGTAACGTGGCAGGGCTAGCTTGGAACTTCACAGACCAATCATCACAGGAACCAATCGAAGGCTCCATGGCTCAGCCGTATGTCGCCTCCCCCCTGATAGCGGAAGGATTGGCAATCGTGGCGGCTCTGGTATCTGCAAAGGATCTTGGCTTCACAAACATCATGGTCTTCTCAGACTGTTCAACGCTCATCGGAGCAATCAAAGGTTCAACCCAGAGGAAAGAGTTGATCGGAATCATCTCGGACATCCGATCAATCTCATCTGGCTTCACCGCAATctctttttctcatttttctaGGAATCAAAACTCTCTCTCTGATCGTTTAGCCAAGTCGGCTCTTCTTGTTTCTGTAGCGAGTCCCCCTGTGGGCTGa